The Paucidesulfovibrio gracilis DSM 16080 sequence CACAAGACGCCGCACAATGGACAGCCCCAATCCGGCCCCACGCCCCACGGCCGCGTCACCTGGACGGCTCTGCACAAAAGGATTGAAAAGGGTGTCCAGGGCTGATTCCTCAATGCCGCGCCCCGTGTCCGCAACGCAAAAGAGCATGCGGATCTTGTCGCTGGAAGGCCCGGGAAGCCGTCCGACATCCACTTCCACGCTCCCGGCGTCCGTAAACTTCACGGCATTGCTGAGCAGATTATTGCAAATTTGCTGCAAGCGCAGGGCATCGCCGCGTAAAAATTGCGGAAGCGCCCTGTCCGCTCGCAGCACCAGGGCCACGCCCTTTTCGCGGCAGGCCGGAGCAAAAAGGTGCTCCACCTGCTGCAACACCTCGCGGGGCTGGAAAACCTGGTCCGCCAGCTCCAGCCGTCCCGCCTCCACACGGGACAAATCAAGGATATCGTTCAAAAGCGTCATCAGCCGCTTGGCGGCCCGTTGCGCATGGTCCACATATTCGGCCTGCTCCGGATTCAAATCCGTGGTTTGGAGCAACTGCTGCATGCCCATGACCCCGTTGAGCGGCGTACGGATTTCATGGCTCATGCGGGCAAGAAATTCCGACTTGGTCTGATTTGCCTGTTCCGCTGCGGTCTTGGCCCGCTCCAAGGCATGCTCCACCTTGCGGCGTCTGGAATTCTCCGCGTGCAGACGCTCCACGGTGCGGCCCAGTTCCTCGGTCCGCCGCCCCACATCGCGTTGCAGCGTGCTCTGCCGATAGGCCAGCAGGTACGCCACAACCCCGCTGAGGAACAACACGAGCACGGCAAGTGTCCGAAAAGCACGAATGGAGAGTGAAATCAGTGAACGCCAGCCGTCCTTCGGAACCATGGCCAGGTGCCAGACTCCTTCGGGAAGCAGCACGTCCACGGTTTCCGGGTCCGACTCCAGCACCTCGGGCCGCCCGTAAAAGACGTTGCCCCCCACATCCACAAGGGCCAGATGCATCTGATCCATGTCCGAGGCAATGCCTGCTTCCCGAAACACGGGCGGCACATCCACCACCATGGTGGCCAGCCCCCAGAATGTCGCACCATCAAACACGGCAATACGGGCCACAAGCCCCAGTCCGCCCTGACGCAGTTCATACGGACCGCTCAACGCCACATGCCCGGTTTCCATGGCCCGCCGCACATCCTTTCGCACCTGGGGGCGCTTGTCCTCAAGGAGGTTGTGGCCCACGGCCTTGCGGTTGCGCTCCAGCGGGTAGACAAACGTGTTCACCCCACCGGGCGCCACAATGAAATTCCGGACTCCCGAGGCAGAGGAGTGCAGCCCCGAGGCAAAAAGATTAAAGGATTCTTCAAGGATCCGCATGGCCTCACCCCGCTGTACCGCGGTTTCAGTGAAGACCTTAAGCCCCTGCAACAGGGAAAGACGGCGGTTCACGGCATTGGCCAGGGCAATGCTGTAACGGTCGAGCTGCTCCCGGACCTCGGCGCGATTCTGTTCCAAAAGATATCCGCGATAACGCTGCTCCAAACCATGCAGCAACGTCCCCACCAGGGCCGCCACCACCAGGGCCGCCACAGCAGCCTTCCGCCGCGGCGAACGCAACAGCCCCGTCTTTCGCCTGCTTCCTATGGCCCCTGACTCCATGCTCCGCCCTTCGCTTCAAAAGAGTATGTGTTTCAAATATACTAACCCATATTTCTGTGGAATTGTCCAGCCCGGGCACGGACCGGATAGATCTGAATCGGAGAACACGCCGGTGCTGGCGAACAAGCCGGGAGGCCGCACTCAGTTTACGGACCGGCGCGGCACCGTAAAGCTTACCGTGGTTCCCCGGCCGGGCAGACTGTCGATGCGCAGGGAATGCTCCGGCCCGAACATCTGCTCCAGACGGTTCTTGCAGTTGCGCACACCGATATGGTCGTCCCCGGCGTATTCGCC is a genomic window containing:
- a CDS encoding ATP-binding protein, whose product is MRSPRRKAAVAALVVAALVGTLLHGLEQRYRGYLLEQNRAEVREQLDRYSIALANAVNRRLSLLQGLKVFTETAVQRGEAMRILEESFNLFASGLHSSASGVRNFIVAPGGVNTFVYPLERNRKAVGHNLLEDKRPQVRKDVRRAMETGHVALSGPYELRQGGLGLVARIAVFDGATFWGLATMVVDVPPVFREAGIASDMDQMHLALVDVGGNVFYGRPEVLESDPETVDVLLPEGVWHLAMVPKDGWRSLISLSIRAFRTLAVLVLFLSGVVAYLLAYRQSTLQRDVGRRTEELGRTVERLHAENSRRRKVEHALERAKTAAEQANQTKSEFLARMSHEIRTPLNGVMGMQQLLQTTDLNPEQAEYVDHAQRAAKRLMTLLNDILDLSRVEAGRLELADQVFQPREVLQQVEHLFAPACREKGVALVLRADRALPQFLRGDALRLQQICNNLLSNAVKFTDAGSVEVDVGRLPGPSSDKIRMLFCVADTGRGIEESALDTLFNPFVQSRPGDAAVGRGAGLGLSIVRRLVEAMGGGVSVTSEVGQGTCFCFSLPVSLVREEERKEASPS